One Acinetobacter colistiniresistens DNA segment encodes these proteins:
- a CDS encoding Y-family DNA polymerase has product MSLPQRIFALIDVNNCYVSCERVFNPKLENRPVVVLSNNDGCVVSRSYEAKQLGIRMAVPFFQIEEIIGQHQVQVFSSNYALYAEMSRRFMNILGSFVDPCEQEVYSIDECFLELTAYQHSYDLTQYAHKILDTVKNWLGLPCCIGIGYSKTQAKLANHLAKSHSCFNSVCNIVAEDPCVIEDLLQQIPAGEVWGVGRKIRQRLEKMNICSVMDLVQADPKMLGKYFSVVMENTVKELQGMACLEIEDVVSDRRQVLSSRSFGQPIQDKNDLSGALTEFSLRAVERLRQQKLLCKAIGVSIRTNRFNKEQYYRPYTVVYLSDYSDDRLEIIKAVQQGLDRIYQGGHRYKKAEVILLDIIPQHSHAVDLFHDTDEVIARRKLSVAFDDINEKFGRDTMKLGRLITPHGRAWQMTQKHKSPSYLTQWDQVLKVR; this is encoded by the coding sequence ATGAGCCTGCCACAACGTATTTTTGCTTTGATTGATGTGAATAACTGTTATGTCAGTTGTGAACGTGTGTTTAATCCAAAGCTGGAAAATCGTCCTGTGGTCGTTCTGTCAAATAACGATGGCTGTGTGGTTTCTCGTTCTTATGAAGCAAAGCAGCTCGGCATTCGAATGGCTGTTCCTTTTTTTCAGATTGAAGAGATTATTGGTCAGCATCAAGTACAGGTCTTTTCCAGTAATTATGCTTTGTATGCGGAAATGTCACGCCGTTTCATGAATATCTTAGGCAGTTTTGTAGATCCGTGCGAACAGGAAGTGTATTCGATTGATGAATGCTTTTTAGAGTTGACAGCTTATCAACACAGTTATGATTTAACCCAATACGCTCACAAGATTCTAGATACCGTCAAAAACTGGTTAGGTCTACCATGCTGTATCGGGATCGGTTATTCCAAAACCCAAGCCAAACTTGCTAATCATTTAGCTAAAAGTCATAGCTGTTTTAACAGTGTGTGTAATATCGTGGCTGAAGACCCGTGCGTGATTGAAGACTTGTTACAGCAGATACCAGCGGGCGAAGTGTGGGGCGTTGGGCGGAAGATCCGACAGCGCTTAGAAAAAATGAATATTTGTTCGGTGATGGACTTGGTTCAAGCTGATCCGAAAATGTTGGGCAAGTATTTTTCTGTAGTGATGGAAAATACTGTCAAAGAATTACAGGGCATGGCCTGTTTAGAGATTGAGGATGTAGTGAGTGATCGACGGCAAGTGTTAAGTAGTCGCTCATTTGGCCAGCCGATACAAGATAAAAATGACTTAAGTGGCGCACTCACTGAATTTAGTTTACGTGCAGTTGAGCGGTTAAGGCAGCAAAAACTACTGTGCAAAGCCATTGGGGTCAGTATTCGAACCAATCGTTTTAACAAAGAGCAATATTATCGCCCTTATACGGTGGTGTATCTATCTGACTATAGCGATGACCGTTTAGAGATTATCAAGGCAGTACAGCAGGGACTTGACCGTATTTATCAAGGCGGACATCGTTATAAAAAAGCGGAAGTGATTTTGCTGGATATTATTCCACAACATAGCCATGCTGTAGATTTATTTCACGATACTGATGAAGTGATTGCTCGGCGTAAGCTTTCCGTGGCCTTCGATGACATTAATGAGAAATTTGGACGGGATACCATGAAGCTGGGGCGCTTGATCACTCCACATGGGCGAGCATGGCAGATGACGCAAAAGCATAAATCACCGAGTTATTTGACCCAATGGGATCAGGTTTTAAAAGTTAGATAG
- a CDS encoding AraC family transcriptional regulator, translated as MMTSVERNRDIDQLIQAVSDLAVQQGDHISAIPQLSFHHRMHPTDSTHCIYNLGVGMILQGQKEVVIGDEHYLCREGQSILTTIDLPVTSHVVKASPQQPFLALLLLLDLQLVNQMVADMPVEALSVSDESQHSFSVQVADPSLIDAFLRLVRVLDEPLMLPHLAPLIQKEIIVRVLNGPHGRYLRQLVKSGSANQKIHQVVSWLKHHYVQPMRMDDLADKAFMSPSTFRQHFRAVTGMSPLQYQKQLRLQEARHLMFNQNVDAGRAAGLVGYESASQFSREYSRLFGESPQRDIQRMRQGL; from the coding sequence ATGATGACGTCTGTTGAACGAAATAGGGATATTGATCAGCTGATTCAAGCGGTTTCAGATTTGGCTGTACAACAAGGCGATCATATTTCTGCGATACCTCAACTTTCTTTTCATCATCGAATGCATCCAACCGACAGCACCCATTGTATTTACAATTTGGGTGTTGGTATGATTTTACAGGGACAAAAAGAGGTGGTGATTGGTGATGAGCATTATCTTTGTCGTGAAGGGCAGAGTATCTTGACCACTATTGATTTGCCCGTAACCTCACATGTTGTAAAGGCTTCTCCACAGCAACCATTTTTAGCGCTCTTATTATTACTTGATCTGCAACTGGTCAATCAAATGGTGGCAGACATGCCTGTAGAGGCTTTAAGCGTATCAGATGAGAGCCAGCATTCTTTTTCGGTGCAAGTTGCAGATCCTTCCTTAATTGATGCCTTTTTGAGGCTGGTTCGTGTTTTAGATGAACCTTTGATGTTGCCGCATTTAGCTCCTTTAATTCAAAAAGAAATCATTGTCCGAGTGTTGAATGGCCCACACGGTCGGTACTTACGTCAGTTAGTGAAATCAGGTTCGGCAAATCAGAAAATTCATCAGGTGGTGAGTTGGTTAAAGCATCATTATGTGCAACCTATGCGGATGGATGATTTAGCGGATAAGGCCTTTATGAGTCCTTCAACTTTTAGGCAACATTTCCGTGCAGTGACGGGCATGAGTCCATTGCAATACCAAAAGCAGTTACGGTTACAGGAAGCGCGGCATTTGATGTTTAACCAAAATGTTGATGCAGGACGAGCTGCTGGGTTAGTGGGATATGAAAGTGCGTCTCAGTTTAGTCGAGAATATAGCCGTTTATTTGGCGAGTCACCGCAGCGGGACATTCAACGCATGCGACAAGGTTTATAA
- a CDS encoding AraC family transcriptional regulator → MCEEVGDAMYASDQTKEQIKVLANKVDGLVQIEDFQTEIAGFSLHRRIAKQSIHCIYGLGLGIVLQGQKEVLIRDNVYRYGAGQTMLTTIDLPAISRVTQASYNQPFLGMMLSLDLNLIIETVQVLDDKIKLKNLPAFSIENLDLALVNALTRLVDLIEEPKMIDQLAPIIKQEIVLRLLVGQHGVYLRNLVKASVSDQHVFNVIHWLRNNFLQENCIQDAFEQAHMSAATFRNHFRDITGMTPLQYQKQLKLQEARKLVLSQSMNIQQIADRVGYESQSQFIREYSRLFGNTPSRDLPQ, encoded by the coding sequence ATGTGCGAAGAGGTAGGTGATGCGATGTATGCGTCAGATCAAACCAAAGAACAAATTAAAGTATTAGCCAATAAAGTTGATGGACTCGTTCAAATTGAAGATTTCCAAACTGAGATTGCAGGTTTTTCTTTACATCGGCGTATAGCCAAACAGTCTATCCATTGTATTTATGGACTCGGTCTAGGCATTGTCTTGCAAGGGCAAAAAGAGGTGCTGATTCGCGATAATGTGTATCGCTATGGGGCAGGTCAAACCATGCTCACCACCATTGATTTACCCGCGATTAGTCGAGTGACGCAAGCCTCGTATAATCAACCTTTTTTGGGGATGATGCTGTCATTAGATTTAAACCTGATTATTGAAACCGTACAGGTATTAGATGACAAGATTAAACTTAAAAACCTGCCTGCATTTTCAATCGAAAACCTTGATCTTGCATTGGTCAATGCATTGACACGTTTAGTCGATTTGATTGAAGAACCGAAGATGATTGATCAACTTGCGCCCATCATCAAGCAAGAAATTGTACTCCGTTTACTGGTTGGACAACACGGTGTTTATTTACGTAATTTGGTCAAGGCAAGTGTGTCAGATCAACATGTTTTCAACGTGATCCATTGGCTAAGAAATAATTTTCTGCAAGAAAACTGTATACAAGATGCTTTTGAGCAAGCACATATGAGTGCAGCGACATTCAGAAATCATTTCAGAGACATTACGGGTATGACGCCGCTGCAATATCAAAAACAATTGAAATTACAAGAGGCTAGAAAACTAGTGTTATCACAATCCATGAATATACAGCAGATTGCTGATCGGGTTGGTTATGAAAGTCAGTCACAATTTATTCGAGAATATTCACGCTTATTTGGTAATACGCCAAGTCGAGATCTACCACAGTAA
- a CDS encoding alpha/beta hydrolase: MEAVKIKNTYWDIAADLYFPPTFDQTKKYPAIISAHPIGSCKEQTSGNVYGGALAKAGFVVIAFDASFQGESGGEARYIEDPSLRVEDFRVVADYLVTLDYVDENRIGVLGICGGGGYSINAAMTERRIKAVGTITGANYGRVMREASGGNPIAFLEAIAAQRTAEARGAALRVDQGLYPTVEAAKADHADIDPLEATEYYRTARGEKPNGVNKTLFSHNAVAVGWDAFHLAEILLTQPLMIIVGSKPGGFGAYRDGFEIINRAASKNKELVVVEGWSHYDLYDKAEPVKIALDKLIPFYQANL; this comes from the coding sequence ATGGAAGCAGTCAAAATCAAAAATACCTATTGGGATATTGCCGCAGATTTATATTTTCCACCTACTTTTGATCAAACTAAAAAATATCCAGCAATTATAAGTGCACATCCAATTGGTAGTTGCAAAGAGCAGACCTCGGGCAATGTTTATGGGGGAGCACTCGCTAAAGCGGGTTTTGTGGTGATCGCATTTGATGCCAGTTTTCAGGGAGAAAGTGGAGGAGAAGCTCGTTATATCGAAGATCCGTCGTTACGTGTTGAAGATTTTCGCGTTGTGGCAGATTATCTGGTTACGCTGGATTATGTCGATGAAAATCGAATTGGTGTTTTAGGTATTTGTGGTGGCGGTGGGTACTCGATCAACGCAGCCATGACAGAACGTCGGATTAAAGCGGTAGGGACAATTACGGGTGCAAACTATGGACGTGTAATGCGCGAAGCAAGTGGTGGTAATCCGATTGCATTTTTAGAGGCGATTGCAGCTCAGCGTACAGCGGAGGCAAGAGGTGCTGCACTTCGGGTGGATCAAGGCTTGTATCCAACGGTTGAAGCAGCCAAAGCGGATCATGCCGATATTGATCCGTTAGAAGCGACGGAGTATTACCGTACTGCACGGGGCGAAAAGCCAAATGGTGTGAATAAAACGCTGTTCTCTCACAACGCTGTTGCTGTGGGTTGGGATGCATTTCATTTGGCAGAAATCTTATTGACTCAACCCCTGATGATTATTGTGGGGAGTAAGCCTGGAGGTTTTGGTGCCTATCGTGATGGTTTTGAAATTATCAATCGTGCTGCCTCAAAAAATAAAGAATTGGTGGTGGTTGAAGGTTGGTCTCATTATGACCTCTATGACAAAGCAGAGCCGGTCAAAATTGCTTTAGATAAGCTGATTCCATTCTATCAAGCCAATCTTTAA
- a CDS encoding NADH-dependent flavin oxidoreductase — protein MVVCSVNSKLFQSFQLTADLNLRNRIVMAPMTTWSANRDSTISAQELEYMRKRVKDVGLVITGCTHVQESGIGFTREFAGFDDRFIPSLTQLAQAAKSGGAPAILQVFHAGMKAIPNLIPHADIVSASSLAITSGPFKTEQLSSRALSHDEVLQLIHDFGEATRRAIDAGFDGIELHGAHGFIIQNFFSPLYNQRDDAWGGSLEKRMAFPLAVVAEVQRVIQQHAQRPFALGYRISVEEYEDNALSIADSLALIDQLIAADIDYLHVSLVDVLHSMPKHDLQQQLSIHHVLKRVADRIPVIAAGLLRTPQQAEQALGLGLPLIAIGKALVMNPNWVALAQHGQFDNITLELNPIDVPELSIPDLLWQEIQEREGWFKLRRTETI, from the coding sequence ATGGTGGTATGTTCAGTGAATTCTAAGTTATTCCAGTCTTTTCAATTAACTGCAGATTTGAACTTACGCAATCGAATCGTCATGGCGCCAATGACAACTTGGTCAGCAAATAGAGATAGTACGATTTCAGCTCAGGAACTTGAGTACATGCGTAAGCGTGTGAAAGATGTAGGCTTGGTGATCACAGGCTGTACACATGTGCAAGAAAGTGGGATTGGCTTTACCCGCGAGTTTGCTGGTTTTGATGATCGCTTTATACCGAGTCTGACCCAATTGGCTCAAGCAGCTAAAAGTGGCGGAGCACCTGCAATCCTACAAGTTTTTCATGCTGGTATGAAAGCGATTCCAAACTTGATTCCTCATGCAGATATTGTCAGTGCGAGTAGCTTGGCAATTACTTCGGGACCGTTTAAAACTGAACAACTTTCCAGTCGGGCATTATCTCACGATGAAGTTTTGCAATTGATCCATGATTTTGGTGAAGCAACGCGTCGAGCGATTGATGCTGGATTTGATGGGATTGAACTGCATGGTGCACATGGCTTTATCATTCAAAACTTTTTTTCACCTTTATATAACCAACGTGATGATGCATGGGGCGGTTCATTAGAAAAGAGGATGGCATTTCCTCTAGCAGTGGTAGCGGAGGTGCAACGTGTTATTCAACAACATGCACAGCGCCCTTTTGCATTGGGCTATCGTATTTCGGTTGAAGAGTATGAAGACAATGCTTTGTCTATTGCAGACAGTCTGGCGTTGATTGACCAATTAATTGCAGCTGATATTGATTATTTACATGTGTCTTTAGTCGATGTGCTTCATTCGATGCCTAAGCATGATCTTCAACAACAGCTTAGCATCCACCATGTATTAAAGCGGGTGGCAGATCGAATTCCTGTGATTGCGGCAGGTTTGTTACGTACACCTCAACAGGCTGAACAAGCTTTAGGTCTAGGTTTGCCGCTTATAGCGATTGGTAAGGCTTTGGTGATGAATCCAAATTGGGTGGCGTTGGCACAGCATGGACAATTCGATAATATTACACTTGAATTGAATCCTATTGATGTGCCTGAACTAAGTATTCCCGATCTGCTATGGCAGGAAATACAAGAAAGAGAAGGTTGGTTTAAACTACGTCGCACTGAAACGATTTAA
- a CDS encoding LysR family transcriptional regulator has translation MQTELNTISIFVTVVEAGSFSNAAEQLHLTRSAVSKSIARLEERLGVTLFKRTTRTLSLTTEGALFYEHSHRALAEIDTAESLLDQGKINATGLLRISAPVLFGQLYVAPLMVELAQQHPDLQIELSLNDRTIDLVEDGFDLAIRIGTLPDSHHLVARKLGDHRMLLCATPQYLEKSSALHQLDDLQQHTTIAYPYSGQQPKWHLQDEHKQSYTIKPQAKLLLNDMQAIKNTVLSHHGIAWLPDWLIHYELQQGTLIQVLANFSSVDFPIHVLWPTLPFMPLKTRLAIDQLVKKLPQQLYA, from the coding sequence ATGCAAACTGAACTCAATACGATTTCAATCTTTGTCACCGTGGTTGAAGCAGGAAGTTTTAGCAACGCGGCTGAACAATTGCATCTGACTCGCTCAGCTGTCAGTAAGAGTATCGCCCGCTTAGAAGAGCGCTTGGGCGTGACTTTGTTTAAGCGCACCACTCGTACACTGAGCCTAACTACGGAAGGTGCTCTGTTTTATGAACACAGCCATCGTGCGCTCGCAGAAATCGATACTGCTGAAAGTTTATTAGATCAAGGAAAAATCAATGCGACGGGGCTATTGAGAATTTCAGCCCCAGTACTGTTTGGACAACTGTATGTCGCACCGCTAATGGTTGAACTTGCACAGCAACATCCTGATTTGCAAATCGAACTCTCTTTGAATGATCGAACCATAGATCTGGTGGAAGATGGCTTTGACTTGGCCATTCGGATTGGTACGCTGCCCGATAGTCATCATTTGGTTGCAAGAAAACTGGGGGATCACCGCATGCTGCTCTGTGCAACACCACAGTATCTTGAAAAGTCGAGTGCTTTACATCAGCTCGATGATCTACAACAGCATACGACGATTGCTTATCCCTATTCAGGACAGCAACCCAAGTGGCATCTTCAAGATGAACATAAACAGAGCTATACCATCAAACCACAAGCAAAATTGCTGTTAAATGACATGCAAGCGATTAAAAATACGGTCCTGTCACATCATGGTATTGCTTGGCTACCCGATTGGCTGATTCATTACGAGCTGCAACAAGGGACCTTAATTCAGGTATTGGCAAATTTCTCCAGTGTTGACTTTCCAATCCACGTCCTTTGGCCTACTCTGCCCTTCATGCCCCTTAAAACCCGTTTGGCGATTGATCAACTCGTGAAAAAATTACCGCAACAACTGTATGCATAA
- a CDS encoding NAD(P)H-dependent oxidoreductase, whose product MAKVLVLKSSIMGDQSQTSRLVDVFLQERAEKGLQDEVIIRDLAALNLPVLDAEIFQALRGAENVAAPIQKIIQLSDELIAELKATDLLVIGAPMYNLNVPTQLKNWFDLVARARHTFRYTETYPQGLVEEVKAIVMTSRGGIHLGQVTDAVTPYLQSVLGLMGIHDVNFVYAEGLDMPALRTDALKAAQQKAQQVAI is encoded by the coding sequence ATGGCGAAAGTGCTGGTATTAAAATCAAGTATTATGGGTGATCAATCACAAACTAGTCGTTTAGTCGATGTATTTTTACAAGAGCGTGCTGAGAAAGGGTTGCAGGATGAGGTTATCATTCGTGATTTAGCAGCACTTAACTTACCTGTACTTGATGCCGAAATTTTCCAAGCGTTACGCGGTGCTGAAAATGTTGCAGCACCGATTCAAAAAATTATCCAGTTATCAGATGAACTGATTGCTGAATTGAAGGCAACCGATTTATTGGTCATCGGTGCGCCCATGTATAACTTGAATGTTCCAACACAGTTAAAAAACTGGTTTGATTTAGTGGCTCGTGCCCGTCACACCTTCCGATATACTGAAACTTATCCGCAAGGTTTGGTGGAAGAGGTCAAAGCCATTGTGATGACCAGTCGTGGTGGAATCCATTTGGGGCAGGTAACGGATGCGGTGACGCCTTATCTCCAGTCTGTTTTAGGCTTGATGGGCATCCATGATGTGAATTTTGTCTATGCAGAAGGTCTGGATATGCCAGCGTTAAGAACAGATGCTTTAAAAGCCGCACAACAAAAGGCTCAGCAGGTTGCCATTTAA
- a CDS encoding MBL fold metallo-hydrolase — protein MLILFAIAVVLLIAGSAIYTQQPLFGKIPSGKRLQLIENSPNYRQGQFRNLIEKSGMSEGSSIAVELYKTFIKTIPHRNPIDPIPSIKTNLLNLNPKQDVIIWFGHSSVFMQLHGKTFLIDPVMSGKASPFPWGTRAYKGTDIYTVEELPNIDYLLISHDHYDHLDYETTLKLKNKVKYVITGLGVGEHFEYWGYPKEKLIERDWGDKIEFDDGITIITETTHHDSRRAFDGGKNLWVSFVIQSPNKKIFYTGDGGYDKHFIEIGQKYGPFDWALMENGQYDAAWRSVHCHPDEVAQATEELNARNMIPVHHSKFSLAKHAWDEPITRIVEYSKNRKYRLATPMIGELVELDNEHQSFKQWWHDIR, from the coding sequence ATGCTTATTCTTTTTGCGATCGCTGTTGTTCTGCTCATTGCTGGCAGTGCCATATATACCCAACAACCTCTATTCGGCAAAATCCCTTCTGGTAAACGCCTCCAATTGATCGAGAACTCTCCCAATTATCGACAAGGCCAATTCCGTAACCTGATCGAAAAGTCTGGAATGAGTGAAGGTTCAAGTATTGCGGTAGAACTCTACAAAACCTTTATTAAAACCATTCCTCATCGCAATCCAATTGATCCGATTCCTTCAATTAAAACCAATCTACTCAACCTCAATCCTAAACAGGATGTCATCATCTGGTTTGGACACTCATCCGTATTTATGCAATTGCATGGCAAAACCTTTTTGATTGATCCCGTCATGAGCGGCAAAGCCTCTCCTTTTCCTTGGGGCACACGTGCCTATAAAGGGACTGATATTTATACCGTTGAAGAGTTACCTAATATTGATTATCTACTGATTTCGCATGATCACTATGACCATCTTGATTATGAAACAACACTTAAACTCAAAAATAAAGTTAAATATGTCATTACAGGTCTAGGTGTAGGCGAACACTTTGAGTACTGGGGTTATCCCAAAGAAAAGCTAATCGAAAGAGATTGGGGTGACAAAATCGAATTTGATGATGGCATTACTATTATCACCGAAACCACCCATCATGATTCTCGACGTGCATTTGACGGCGGCAAAAATCTCTGGGTATCGTTCGTGATCCAATCCCCCAATAAAAAGATTTTCTATACCGGCGATGGCGGTTATGACAAACACTTTATCGAGATTGGACAGAAATATGGCCCCTTTGATTGGGCCTTGATGGAAAATGGACAATACGATGCGGCCTGGCGTTCAGTGCATTGCCATCCTGATGAGGTAGCACAAGCAACTGAAGAACTGAATGCACGCAATATGATTCCTGTGCACCATTCAAAATTCAGTTTGGCCAAGCATGCATGGGATGAACCGATTACCCGCATTGTCGAATATTCAAAGAACAGAAAATATCGCCTTGCCACTCCCATGATTGGCGAGCTGGTTGAACTGGATAATGAGCATCAAAGCTTCAAACAATGGTGGCATGACATTCGTTAA
- a CDS encoding 2-hydroxyacid dehydrogenase, with translation MKKVVVFSQIDQDVLAQLQQDYQVVVLNPKLGDINEQIRTEVVDADAMIGAGRLLNESNLAPAQKLKIISTVSVGYDNYDVDYLNQKKIWLANTPHVLTETTADLAFTLLLSAARQIPYLDAWTKQGQWKRTVSTEQFGVDVFGKTLGIIGLGNIGAAIARRGFYGFNMNILYHNRREKIEVAQALNAQYRDLDQLLQQSDFIVVAVDLNHESKALIGAEQFDLMQKHAVFVNIARGSVVDENALVDALQQHKIFAAGLDVYAKEPLQSSPLFELANAVTVPHLGSATAETRQKMVKLAYQNLIDALEDRTPRYLVNPKFE, from the coding sequence ATGAAGAAAGTCGTTGTATTCAGCCAAATAGATCAGGACGTTTTAGCGCAGTTACAGCAAGATTATCAGGTGGTGGTACTCAACCCGAAACTGGGCGATATCAATGAACAGATTCGAACTGAAGTGGTAGACGCTGATGCCATGATTGGTGCAGGACGCTTACTCAATGAAAGCAATTTAGCTCCGGCCCAAAAACTCAAAATTATTTCGACCGTGTCGGTTGGTTACGATAACTACGATGTCGACTATCTCAATCAAAAGAAAATCTGGCTCGCGAATACACCGCATGTTTTAACTGAAACGACGGCTGATCTTGCCTTTACTTTGTTGCTCAGTGCCGCACGTCAAATTCCTTATCTAGATGCATGGACCAAACAAGGTCAATGGAAACGCACTGTTTCTACTGAACAATTTGGTGTGGATGTTTTTGGTAAAACCTTGGGTATTATTGGCTTGGGGAATATTGGGGCTGCCATTGCCCGCCGTGGTTTTTATGGTTTCAATATGAATATTTTGTACCATAACCGCCGTGAAAAGATTGAAGTGGCGCAAGCTTTGAATGCGCAGTATCGTGACTTAGACCAGCTCTTACAGCAGTCGGATTTTATTGTGGTGGCTGTTGATTTAAATCATGAATCAAAAGCACTGATTGGTGCAGAGCAGTTTGATTTAATGCAAAAACATGCCGTCTTCGTCAATATTGCACGGGGTTCTGTGGTTGATGAGAATGCCTTAGTCGACGCCTTGCAACAACACAAAATTTTTGCTGCTGGTTTAGATGTTTATGCCAAAGAACCGTTGCAAAGTTCTCCCTTATTCGAATTGGCAAATGCAGTCACAGTACCGCATCTAGGCTCAGCGACAGCTGAAACACGTCAGAAAATGGTGAAGCTAGCTTATCAAAACCTGATAGATGCTTTAGAAGATCGTACGCCACGTTATCTGGTCAATCCAAAGTTTGAATAA
- a CDS encoding 1-acyl-sn-glycerol-3-phosphate acyltransferase yields the protein MFEKLAEQSLGLMGWEIDNHWDLNIDQCVMIAAPHTSNWDALYARLALKALGVNVRLTIKDSYMKLPFGPFVRAMGGIGIDRSVKHEGQARPSMVQLMSDLFKMHPKLVMLVTPEGTRAKQEQWKTGFYHVAMTAGVPIALAYMDYAKKKTGVGKIVYPTGDYQKDMTEIMSFYAEISAKFPEKFSVDQRYIAAE from the coding sequence GTGTTCGAGAAATTAGCTGAACAAAGTTTGGGCTTAATGGGCTGGGAAATTGATAATCATTGGGATTTAAATATTGACCAATGTGTGATGATTGCGGCGCCGCATACCAGCAATTGGGATGCGCTTTATGCCCGTTTGGCATTAAAGGCTTTGGGGGTTAATGTTCGACTTACCATCAAAGACAGTTATATGAAATTGCCATTTGGCCCCTTTGTCCGAGCTATGGGGGGGATTGGAATTGATCGTAGCGTGAAGCATGAAGGTCAAGCACGACCAAGCATGGTTCAACTGATGAGCGATTTATTTAAGATGCATCCCAAGTTGGTGATGTTGGTGACTCCAGAAGGGACACGTGCCAAACAGGAACAATGGAAAACAGGTTTTTATCATGTTGCAATGACAGCAGGTGTACCGATTGCACTTGCCTATATGGACTATGCCAAGAAAAAAACTGGTGTAGGTAAAATTGTCTATCCTACGGGCGATTATCAAAAAGATATGACTGAAATTATGTCTTTTTATGCGGAAATCAGCGCCAAATTTCCAGAAAAATTTAGTGTCGACCAGCGTTACATCGCGGCAGAGTGA